In Corylus avellana chromosome ca2, CavTom2PMs-1.0, the following proteins share a genomic window:
- the LOC132170276 gene encoding ATP-citrate synthase alpha chain protein 2-like, with the protein MARKKIREYDSKCLLKEHLKRLANIDLQIHSAQVTQATDFTELTNKEQWLSSTRLVVKPDMLFGKRGKSGLVALNLDLAEVAEFVKGRLGVEVEMGGCKAPITTFIVEPFVPHDQEYYLSIISERLGSTISFSECGGIEIEENWDKVKTIFLPTEKPMTLEACAPLIATLPLEVRGKIADFIMAVFAVFQDLDFSFIEMNPFTLVNGEPYPLDMRGELDDTAAFKNFKKWGDIEFPLPFGRVLSATESFIHSLDEKTSASLKFTVLNPKGRIWTMVAGGGASVIYADTVRAPIIIPSSAPAILMIS; encoded by the exons ATGGCAAGGAAGAAGATCAGAGAGTACGACTCTAAGTGCCTCCTCAAGGAGCACCTCAAACGCCTCGCTAACATCGACCTCCAGATTCACTCCGCCCAG GTGACGCAAGCAACAGACTTCACCGAGTTAACAAACAAAGAACAGTGGCTTTCATCCACCAGATTGGTTGTGAAGCCCGACATGTTGTTTGGGAAACGTGGAAAGAGCGGCTTGGTGGCGCTGAACTTGGATTTAGCTGAAGTTGCTGAGTTTGTGAAAGGTCGCCTTGGTGTTGAG GTTGAGATGGGCGGTTGCAAGGCACCGATCACCACATTCATCGTTGAACCCTTTGTTCCCCATGACCAGGAATATTACCTCTCAATAATCTCTGAAAGGCTTGGATCCACCATTAGCTTTTCAGAATGTGGGGGTATTGAAATTGAAGAGAACTGGGATAAA GTTAAGACTATATTCCTTCCAACTGAAAAGCCTATGACATTGGAGGCTTGCGCTCCATTGATAGCTACACTACCCTTGGAG GTTCGGGGGAAAATTGCTGACTTCATAATGGCTGTGTTTGCTGTATTTCAAG ATCTTGACTTCAGTTTCATAGAGATGAATCCATTCACACTGGTGAACGGGGAGCCATATCCCTTGGATATGAGGGGCGAATTGGATGACACTGCTGCATTTAAGAACTTTAAAAA GTGGGGTGACATTGAGTTTCCGCTGCCTTTTGGAAGAGTCCTGAGCGCAACAGAAAGTTTCATTCACTCGTTGGATGAAAAG ACAAGTGCATCTTTGAAATTCACGGTGTTGAACCCAAAAGGACGCATCTGGACAATGGTAGCTGGAGGCGGTGCGAGTGTTATATATGCTGACACTGTAAGAGCTCCGATTATCATACCTAGTAGCGCACCTGCCATTCTCATGATCTCATAA
- the LOC132171952 gene encoding protein GET1-like, whose product MGGEETLVHRGSLAAPLIFMIVISFQLLSRWLEYLKKKGSKSAVVIQLREEINQLLKEASSLSQPSTFAQAAKLRRLAAAKEKELANYQELQSKEMKMSYDLYLKVLFLTKVLTYFLLICWFWRVPVASISQQLVQPFGRMLSWKAGGTLNNNVMVGIIPWLIISTRVSKFVCRLAK is encoded by the exons atgggaggAGAAGAAACCCTAGTACATCGAGGCTCGCTTGCTGCTCCTCTAATCTTCATGATCGTCATCAGCTTCCAGCTCCTCTCCAGGTGGCTCGAATACTTAAAAAAG AAAGGATCCAAGAGTGCAGTGGTAATCCAGTTGCGTGAAGAGATAAATCAACTACTGAAAGAAGCGAGCTCCTTGTCACA GCCATCAACATTCGCACAAGCTGCAAAACTTAGGAGGTTAGCAGCTGCCAAGGAGAAGGAACTTGCAAATT ATCAAGAATTACAGAGCAAGGAAATGAAAATGTCATATGATTTGTATCTGAAAGTTCTGTTTCTTACTAAG GTTTTGACATATTTTCTGCTCATTTGCTGGTTTTGGAGGGTTCCCGTTGCCTCTATATCTCAGCAACTTGTACAACCCTTTG GGAGGATGTTATCTTGGAAGGCTGGAGGTACCTTAAACAACAATGTTATG GTTGGGATAATACCTTGGTTAATAATATCCACTAGAGTAAGCAAATTTGTTTGCCGACTTGCCAAGTAG
- the LOC132170616 gene encoding mediator of RNA polymerase II transcription subunit 10b-like has product MDSSQSAATAGTGVGGNGMIISQANDTAATTAVDDPKQNLNQVINSIQKNLGLLHQLSLTVSSFNVASQLPLLQRLNSLVMELDNMVKLAEKCNIQVPMEVLNLIDDGKNPDEFTRDVINSCIAKNQITKGKTDAFKGLRRHLLEELDQTFPDEVESYREIRAASAAESKRLAQAQSILPNGDMKA; this is encoded by the exons ATGGATTCGTCACAGAGTGCAGCAACAGCAGGGACTGGTGTTGGTGGCAATGGGATGATCATCTCTCAAGCCAATGACACAGCAGCAACAACTGCTGTGGACGATCCAAAGCAGAACTTGAACCAGGTCATCAACTCTATCCAGAAAAATTTGGGTCTTCTTCACCAGCTCTCCCTTACTGTCTCTTCCTTCAATGTTGCCTCTCAGCTTCCTCTTCTCCAACGCCT CAATTCTCTTGTTATGGAGCTCGACAACATGGTTAAATTAGCTGAGAAGTGCAACATTCAGGTTCCTATGGAGGTTCTGAA tttgattgatgatGGAAAGAATCCAGACGAATTCACTAGGGATGTCATAAACAGCTGTATTGCCAAAAATCAGATCACCAAAGGCAAAACTGATGCCTTTAAG gGTTTACGCAGACATCTTCTGGAAGAACTTGATCAAACATTTCCTGATGAAGTTGAATCTTACAGAGAGATACGTGCAGCCTCTGCTGCT GAATCGAAACGGCTTGCACAAGCACAAAGCATATTACCAAATGGAGATATGAAAGCCTAA
- the LOC132171775 gene encoding small ribosomal subunit protein bS16m/bS16c-like, which translates to MVVRIRLSRFGCRNKPFYRVMAANSRSPRDGKHLEVLGYYNPLPGQDGGKRMGLNFERVKYWLSVGAQASEPVQRILFRAGLLPPPPMMAMGRKGGPRDTRPVDPMTGRVLTPEKQASADQPKASEGGGGFPGYQESIYLLGYPPEKQFGLA; encoded by the exons ATGGTGGTGAGGATCCGATTGTCGAGGTTCGGATGCCGAAACAAGCCGTTTTACCGTGTCATGGCCGCCAATAGTAGATCTCCTCGCGATGGCAAACACCTCGAAGTCTTGGGATACTACAATCCCTTGCCAG GCCAAGATGGTGGCAAACGAATGGGTCTTAATTTTGAAAGAGTGAA ATATTGGCTATCTGTTGGTGCACAAGCCTCGGAACCTGTGCAGCGCATTCTTTTCAGAGCAGGGTTACTGCCGCCACCACCCATGATGGCAATGGGACGTAAAGGTGGACCACGTGACACACGTCCTGTTGATCCGATGACTGGCCGTGTCTTGACTCCAGAGAAGCAAGCTAGTGCTGACCAGCCTAAAGCCTCTGAAG GGGGAGGGGGGTTCCCGGGGTATCAAGAGTCCATATATCTACTTGGATATCCTCCAGAGAAGCAGTTTGGTCTTGCTTAA